The Helicobacter fennelliae nucleotide sequence AACTTATGCGCATATTTTTGCCACCTCTTGCCTCGCTGGAATTGGCTTTACGATGTCTATTTTTGTCGCAAATCTTGCTTATAACAATCAAAATGCTATCAATCTTGCCAAAATCTCTATTTTGTATGCTTCATCTATCGCGCTTATTGTTGGGATTTCTGCACTTTATCTCTCGACAAAGCCCACAAAAAATCAAGACACACAAGAGCTAGCAGAATCTACCCCTCAAAAACCTTAATCTCATTTGTGATTCGCGCATTGAGCTTTGCGCAAAGCCGACTGACTTTGACAGAGAGATTGAGCGTGTGTGGTGCTTTTTATTTAGCATCGAGTAGATTCTAAAGACCAAAAACGCATTATGCTTCTCCTTGAGCGCGAGAATGATTTTTTGCTTTTTCTCAAGCTTATCGATAAATCTATCGCACTCCTTGCGAAAATCATCGCTATGCAAAATCTTAGAGCTGATTTTATAAAAGCTATGTGGAAGTTCTTTATTTGGGAGCTCTTTATTTGATAAAAGCTCCTTATTTATGGGATTGAGTGGTGCTTCATTATATGCGATATTTGTGGTTTGCGTTGTTTGTGTTATTTGTGTGTTTTGTTGTGATGTTGTATGAGATATTGCATGATGAGAATCTAAAACGCTAGAATCCAAAAAAGTAGAATCTAACGAGCTAGAATCTAGCCCATAAGTTTGCGCACTTGATTGTGCTTTGTTTTGTATTTTGGGTGCTAAAGAGTGGCAAGCTGTGGATTTTTCGTAATCCTCCAAAGCCTGACGCCAATTTTATACTCAAGCATAATTGCAGCATGTTCGCCGATTTTGCATTCGCAAGGTCGGATTCCAAGGGATTCGTAGATTTCAAAGGGTTTGAGATGCTGCATATCAAATTCTAAACTCAGCACAAAAAATGAACATTTTTCCATTGATTTCCTTATAAAATCAAGAAATAGAGTTTAGATTTTACACTAAATTTCTAAAATCTAAAAACATTAAATTAAAAGCCAATCGCTTTGAATATGTCAAAAATATTTTCAAAAATGTTTAGAATCTACTCATTTTATAATTCAAATTACTCCAATTTTTTGCTTTAAGAAAATTTAATGATTGAATATGGTAAAACTAAATTTTACAATTTTAAGTAAAAAATAACATAAAAATAACAAAGGAAGAAAAATGAAAAAGTCTGTCTTAATACTCTCAATGGCTGCTGTGTTAGCCTTTGGGGACACTATGAGTGCGGAGGAGAAGCAATCAGCGTTAGATAAACTCGCTGAAAGCAAGCTTATCAAGGCATTAGCAAATTCCACAATTAGCGGTTTTGCATTTGGAAGATACAGATTTAATGGTGGTCGGGATTCTGAGGGGAATGTCTATCATTGGCGAACTATCGCAAACTTAGAAACAGGAAGATACTCAGGCTGGGCTTTGGGAACAGGCGCTATCTTTACGATAGGCGCAATCGCAGCAGATAATAGATCTTCTGCTGATTGGGGCGGCGTATTTGGCTCAAGAGCTTCGCGAAATGGTAAATCTGGGAATGACATTTTTGGTATCAATTCACTCTACATCAGCAAAGAAATGGGAAGTGCTGATAAGGTGTATTTCAAGACTGATGCAGGTATGCTTCGTATGAATACAACTTTTGCTGATAATAACCTTGACCGCGCTATCGGTGCGGAATTTAAGCTCAAAGCACAAGGCGTGCAATACTCTTTTGGTGCGTATGATAGCTTCATAACTGATAGCCTCGCACTCTCAATGGCTGGAAGAGGACAAAGTATCCAAAATCAAATTGTAGGTGCTGGATTTAGCAATCATCTCTTCTTGCTTGAAGCAAAAAACGACTCAAGCAAATTCGCAGGATTTGGCTTTAATCTCGGCTATGGCTACGGCACACAGCTTTTTGATTATCTTGTATTTGCAGAGCTAAGCTATGGAATCGCTGGCTTTGGTATCAAAGCACAAACCGCAGCAGCTGGGCTTAATAGCAGCGCGAAATTACAATTTCCTAGAACTATCGGTGCTGGAAACAATACAATCTCAATAGGATCTGTCCCTATGGATTTCAATCTTGAAGCACAACATCGCGGTGTCTATAATGTCGTCCTTTCATACAACACAACAATCGATAAACACGGCTTTAAGAGCAAAGTGGGGTATCTTGGAAGCTATGGCGATGGCTATGGTGTAGGGCTTAAAACAAATGCAGGGCTTGATTTTGGTGGGAAATCATGGTTTAATGGTCTCACTACGACAAAAGAAGGGTTTTCATTCCTTGGCGTCGGAAGTATCAAAGGCTCTAATATTTCAAGTGCTTACCTCGCACTCGCGTATGAATACGATAAAAAATATGGCGTAGGGCTTGACATCGCGTATGTCGGGGGCAATAACTATATGCCTATACTATCCAAATCTACACTCACATCATCAACTACTACCTTATCAGGAGGCAAGAACTTTGGCAAAGTAAAAAGCCAAGATTTACTTGAAATCTCACCAAGCGTAAGCTACAAGCCAATCAGTCATTTCACTATCAGTGCATTTATTTCGTTTTTTGCACTTGATGCAAGCTGGCAATACTACGCACTTGAGGCAAATTATAAATTCTAAATCTATGCAAGCAGAATCTAGAATCTAGATTCTGCTTGTTGGCAAATTTTGCGTGCGTCTGCTCACTTGCGACGCACACACAAGTGCGCCCTATTCACTTTCATTCACTTTCATTTATTTTTATTCACCTTGCAAACCTTAGATTTTATTTAAATTCTAGAATTTCTTATATCTCTTTTTTAGATTCTATCAGAATCTAAAATCTAATTTTATCGTCATTGCGAAGCCCCTTAGGGCTGTGGCAATCCATTTTTTCTAGATTGCTTCGTCCTATCGTCCTTACAATGACGATTCTTTCTGGATTCTTCGTTCGTCTCACTCGCTCAAGTAATGACAAGTTTTAATTCTATGCAAACACAAGCAAGCATTAAAAAATCCTCTATTTTTAGCTTATTTTTGTAGCTTTGCAAGTTTAGCAGTGAGTCGCACTTTTCGTGCGTCGCCAAAATAATACAAGATAAGCCCTAAACGAAGCAATCTGCAAAAAGAAGCAAAAAGAGAGGATTTAGATTCTCTGCAAACTAGAATCTAGCATTCTCTCCAAATCCTCTTCACTAATAATTTCCACCCCTAACTCCAAGGCTTTTTGTCTTTTGCTTCCTGCATCTTCTCCGCATAGCACATAATTTGTTTTTTTACTCACACTTGAATTGATTTTTGCACCAAGCAACTCAAGGCGTGCTTTCATCGTTTCTCGCGGAATGCTTAATGTCCCAGTAATCACAAAACTCAAGTTTTTTAATGGTTGCGCTAGATTAGATTTTGGCGTAAGCGTTGGCTCAATGAGCGCGAAGAGTTTGTGGATTGTCTCTTTATTGACAAATGCAAACTCCAAAAATGCCCGCACCATCTCCTCACCAAACCCATCAAGCGCGATGAGATCCTCAAAGCTCGCCTCAAAGCAAGAAAGCCCAAAAGCAGATTCTAGCTTTTTGCTCGCGCCTTCTCCGATATGCTCTATCCCCAAAGCATTTATAAGCCTCCAAAGCTCGATGTGCTTTGTGTTTTGGATTGCTTGTATGAGATTTGAAGCTTTTTTCTCCTTCCAGCCCTCAAGTGGCAAAAGATCATCTTGCGTGAGCGTGTATAAATCCAGAATCGAAGCGATTTTGTTACACTCAAAAAGTTGATAGACGATTTTTTCGCCAAGCCCATCGATATTGAGGGCTTTTTTGCTTGCAAAATGCACTATGGATTCTTTGATTCGTGCTTCACATTCCAGATTACAACAACGGATAAAAATCTCTTCTACTAATAACTCTTTGTGGCAAATAGGGCAAAATTTAGGCGGTATGATTGGTATTTGTGCCCCGTCTCTGCGCTCAATGATAGGCTTGATAATCTTTGGAATCACATCGCCACTGCGGATTATCACCACAAAATCATTGATTTGAATATCTTTTCGTGCGATTTCGCTGTAATTATGCAAAGTCGCCCTAGAAATAGTCGCGCCCTCAATCTCGATTGGCTCAAGTTCTGCCACAGGCGTTATGACGCCACTTCTGCCGACTTGATTTGTGATGGCATGAATTTTTGTGATTTTCTCAATTGCTGGAAATTTATACGCACACGCAAAACGCGGAGATTTAATCGTCCAACCAAGCTCATTTTGCACCCCAAAATCATCAACCATAACAACCATTCCATCAAGCATGATTTTTAGCGCATCTCTTTGGAGGCGGATTTGCTCGTAGTAAGCATGGATCTCCTCAACTCCTTGACATCGCTTTATCATCGGGGTTGCAAAAAATCCAAGTGCTTTGATATGCTGCATTGTCGCAAAAAAACTAGAATCTACATCGCCCACACCAATGCCCCAAGGAATAAAAAGAAGCTTTCTTTTTGCAGTGATTGTGCTATCAAGCTGTCGCAAAGATCCTGCGGCGGCGTTTCGTGGGTTTGCAAACAAGGTTTGATTATTTTTTATCCTCTCTTCATTGATTTTCAAAAAATCATCTTTGGCAATCAGCACTTCTCCGCGTATTTCTATGGTTTGAGACTCATCGATATGCATGGGGATTGAAGTGATTGTTTTGGCATTTGCAAGCACTTCTTCACCAATCAGTCCATCGCCCCTTGTCGCCGCACTCACAAGAGATCCATTTTGATACAAAAGATTGAGCGAGACACCATCAAATTTTGGCGAACAAGTAAAATACACATCGGGGTAATTTTTCTTGATACGCGCGACCCATTCCTCAAGCTCTTGGATATTAAACACATCATCTAAGCTCCACATTCTTTGGATATGCTTGCTTTTTTTAAACCCTTCAAGAATCTCACCACCAACTCTTTGTGTAGGAGAATCTGGAAGGATTTGAGCTGGATTTTTAGCTTCATACTCTTTGACTTGGTGGTAGAGTATGTCGTATTCCTCATCGCTTATTGTTGGGTTATCAAGCACATAATACGAGTAAGCAAATGCTTTGAGTTGGGCGATAGCATTTTTGTATTCTGCAAAATCTCTCACTTATTTTCCTTAGATTTCCTTGATTTTCATTAGATTTTACTAGCAAAGTAAGGGTTTTTTAAAAAAAATTGAGTAGAATTATACAATTTTTAAATCCAATCATCAAGCACAAAATACAAACCCTTTAAGGAGACGAGTTGTGATTAAAGAAATTGACAAAACTACCAGTCTTC carries:
- the ligA gene encoding NAD-dependent DNA ligase LigA codes for the protein MRDFAEYKNAIAQLKAFAYSYYVLDNPTISDEEYDILYHQVKEYEAKNPAQILPDSPTQRVGGEILEGFKKSKHIQRMWSLDDVFNIQELEEWVARIKKNYPDVYFTCSPKFDGVSLNLLYQNGSLVSAATRGDGLIGEEVLANAKTITSIPMHIDESQTIEIRGEVLIAKDDFLKINEERIKNNQTLFANPRNAAAGSLRQLDSTITAKRKLLFIPWGIGVGDVDSSFFATMQHIKALGFFATPMIKRCQGVEEIHAYYEQIRLQRDALKIMLDGMVVMVDDFGVQNELGWTIKSPRFACAYKFPAIEKITKIHAITNQVGRSGVITPVAELEPIEIEGATISRATLHNYSEIARKDIQINDFVVIIRSGDVIPKIIKPIIERRDGAQIPIIPPKFCPICHKELLVEEIFIRCCNLECEARIKESIVHFASKKALNIDGLGEKIVYQLFECNKIASILDLYTLTQDDLLPLEGWKEKKASNLIQAIQNTKHIELWRLINALGIEHIGEGASKKLESAFGLSCFEASFEDLIALDGFGEEMVRAFLEFAFVNKETIHKLFALIEPTLTPKSNLAQPLKNLSFVITGTLSIPRETMKARLELLGAKINSSVSKKTNYVLCGEDAGSKRQKALELGVEIISEEDLERMLDSSLQRI
- a CDS encoding DUF4279 domain-containing protein; amino-acid sequence: MEDYEKSTACHSLAPKIQNKAQSSAQTYGLDSSSLDSTFLDSSVLDSHHAISHTTSQQNTQITQTTQTTNIAYNEAPLNPINKELLSNKELPNKELPHSFYKISSKILHSDDFRKECDRFIDKLEKKQKIILALKEKHNAFLVFRIYSMLNKKHHTRSISLSKSVGFAQSSMRESQMRLRFLRGRFC